The nucleotide sequence GCGTGCACTACCGCAACGCGTACCGCACGCTCGACCGGCTGCTGACCGTGGGGGCGCTGCCGGTGGTCAACGAGAACGACACGGTCGCCACCGAGGAGATCCGCTTCGGCGACAACGACCGGCTCGCGGCGCTGGTGGCCCACCTCGTTCGTGCCGACCTGCTGGTGCTGCTGTCCGACGTCGACGGGTTGTACGACGGCGACCCCGCCAAGCCGACGTCGTCGCTCATCGCCGCCGTGCACGGCCCGGGCGACCTCGCGGGTGTCGAGATCGGCAAGGCCGGGAAGGCCGGCGTCGGCACCGGCGGCATGGTGACCAAGGTCGAGGCGGCCCGCATCGCGACCACGTCGGGCATCCCCGTCGTGCTGACGTCGGCGCGGTACGCGTCGGACGCGCTGTTCGGCAAGGAGACGGGGACGTTCTTCCACCGCACCGGCACGCGCCGCTCCGCCCGGTTGCAGTGGCTCGCGCACGCGACGACCCCGCGCGGCCGTCTCGTGCTGGACGACGGGGCGGTCCGGGCGGTCACCGAGCGGCACACGTCGCTGCTGCCGGCCGGGGTCACGGCCGTCGGGGGAAGCTTCGGCGCGGGAGACCCGGTCGACCTTGTCGACGAAAACGGCAACATCATCGGCCGCGGACTGGTCAACTTTGATGCACAGGAACTCCCCGGGCTCCTGGGCCGCTCCACCCACGAGCTGGCCCGGGAATTGGGGCCGGCGTACGAGCGCGAAGTCGTCCACCGCGACGACCTGGTGCTGATGCGCCGCTGACGCACGCGATGCGGAACCGGCACTGTGCGGGGCCCGGCGGCAGGCCGACGCCGCCGCGGCCGTCCCCCGCGTCATCGACGGAAGGCGGACCGGTGGGACGTGGCAGGGAACTGCCTTGGGAGGCCGCGGCGCCGGGACGGGCCGGCCGCGACGACGCCGAGTCGCTCGCGAACGGCTCGGTGGCGGAGAGGAAGGCGATCCGGATCGAGGAGACCCGGATGTGGCACATAACGCTGACCGTCGCGGGCGGTGCGGTGCCCTCGGACGACATCCGCCGGGGCCTCGAACAACTCGCCCACGACCACCCGTTCCTGCTCGTCGGCCGCTACGCGTCCGACCACGCGGAGGTCCGCTACTGGGAGGAGGCCCGCGACCTCCAGGACGCCGCGGCGCTCGCCCTGCGTCTGTGGGGAGAGCACCGCCGCTCGGCCGGGCTTCCGCCGTGGGAGATCATCGGCCTGGAGGTCGTCGACCGGGGGACGTGGCAGCAGCGTGCGAAGGCCCCGTCCGGTGGCGCGATCACGCCGGTCGTCCCGGGAGGCGTCCAACCGTTCTGACCGGCCGCGCGGCCGTCTCGCCTGACGGAAACCCCGGGGTACCGGCCGTACGGGCTCGGTAGGCTGGAGCCATGAGCAGCAGCGAATCCGCCACCGCGCCCACCACCGAAACGTCGGCCGTCCTCGCCACCGCCCGGCGCGCCCGGGAGGCCGCCGCGGCCCTCGCCCCAGTGGAGCGCCGGACGAAGGACGCCGCGCTGCTCGCGATCGCCGACGCGCTGGTCGCCCGTTCCGCCGAGATCGTCGCGGCCAACGCCGACGACGTCGCCCGGGCCCGCGCGAACGGTACCGCCGAGTCGACGGTCGACCGGCTCACCCTCACCGAGGAGCGCGTGGCCGCCATCGCGTCCGACGTCCGCGACGTCGTCGGCCTGCCCGACCCGGTCGGCGAGGTCGTGCGCGGGTCGACGCTGCCCAACGGTCTGGAACTGCGCCAGGTGCGGGTGCCGCTCGGGGTCGTCGGCATCATCTACGAGGCGCGGCCCAACGTGACGGTGGACGCCGCGGCGCTGTGCCTGAAGTCCGGCAACGCGGTGCTGCTGCGCGGCTCGTCCTCCGCATACGCCTCCAACACGGCTCTCGTGGCCGTGCTGCGCGACGCGATCGCCTCGGTCGGGGTGCCGGCCGACGCGATCCAGCTCGTCCCCGGCGAGTCCCGCGACAGCGTCAACGAGCTGATGCGTGCCCGGGGCCTCGTCGACGTGCTCATCCCGCGCGGCGGCGCGTCGCTCATCCGCACGGTGGTCGAGGGCTCCGTGGTCCCGGTCATCGAGACGGGCGTGGGCAACTGCCACGTGTACGTCGACGCCGACGCCGACGTGGCGACGGCCGTCGAGATCCTGGTCAACTCCAAGGCCCAGCGCGTGTCCGTGTGCAACTCCGCGGAGACCCTGCTCGTGCACGCCGACATCGCGGACGCGTTCGTGCCCGCGGCGCTGGCGGCGCTGAAGGACGCGGGCGTGACGGTGCACGGCGACGCCGCGACCCAGAAGTTCTCCCCCGACGTCGTGCCGGCGACCGACGCGGACTGGGACACCGAGTACCTCTCGTACGACATCGCTGCCGCCGTGGTCGACTCGCTCGACGACGCGGTGGCGCACATCCGCCGCCACTCGTCGGGCCACACCGAGGCCATCGTCACCACGTCGCAGGCCGCGGCCCGGCGGTTCGTGCACCTCGTCGACTCGACCGCGGTCATGGTCAACGCGTCCACGCGCTTCACCGACGGCGGCGAGTTCGGCTTCGGCGCCGAAATCGGGATCTCCACGCAGAAGTTGCACGCGCGCGGGCCGATGGGCCTGCCGGAGCTGACGTCGACCAAGTACGTCGTCACCGGCGACGGCCACGTGCGCGGCTGATCCGGCCGGGTTCCCGCAAGCCGTTCCGCTTCGGCCACCGCGGTAATACTGTGATGCGGTGGCCGATGCGCGAGGGCCGGAACCACCCGACGGCCCGGAGGACTTCGGGGAGAACCCCGAGCACGCGGGGGACGACTGGTCCTCCGTGGTCTTCGACGACGGATTCGTGCGCGCCGCGACCATCCACGAGCCGACCGCCGCCGAGCGGCGGCTCGCGGCGCTGCCGCCGACACCGCTGACCCCGCCCCGGCCGACCGATTTCGGCGAGGACCCCTACCGGCTGCACGATCCGCTTCCGGACGACGGCGTCCGGGCCGGCGCCCCCGACGACGTGCGGGGCTTCGAGCACGGCGACTTCGGCCGCCCGATCGGCCGCACGACGTGGTGGCGCCAGTCGGTGGCCTGGGTGCTGGCGGTGCTGATGGGCGTCGGCGTGGTGGCGATGGCGGTCACCGCGGTCGCGCCCGGGCGCTCGGGGCAGAACGCGCCGAGCCCCCAGCCGTCCGTCGGCACCGTCGCGCCGCGCCCTCCCGGGGCCACCGAGGGGCCCGCTGCGGAGCCTCCCGGGGATCCGCAGGTGCCCGACCTCCGGCATCCCGACGGCGTGACGAACCCGGTCGCGGGCACCGGCCCCGCGGTTCCTGCGGTGATGCTGTGTCCGGCGCCTCCGCGGGCCGGCTGCTGAATCGCGGGGGCGGGCCGCCGGTCGCGCACCGTGTCGCCGCGTGATCCTGGACACGGCGGTCTCGCCGTCGTCGTCCGCATCCGATAGGTTGCGCCCGTGTCTGAGCCACGCGACGGGGGACCCGACCACGAGCCCGAGGCGACGGAAGGGCGGCAGCCCGCGGACGCCGACCCTTTCGAGGGCCTGGTGCTCGACGAGGAATTCATCAAGGGAGCGAAGCAGAGCGAGCCGTCCGCGCGGGCGCGCATGCTCGCCGAGCGCTGGAAGAACGAGCCGCCGGAGGACACCGGGTTTCGTGAGGCGGCCGGGAACCGGGGGCGGCGCCGGCTGCGCCGCCGTCCGACGGGCGGCAATCGCGCGCCGCGGCGACTGGGCGGGGGACGCACGGGGCGCCGCGACCGTACGGACCTCAAGATCGCGATCTGGTTCGTGCTCATCGCGGCGGTGATCCTGTTCCTGTCCGCGCGCGGGGGCTGACCGTCCGTCACCGCCGGTGTGCGGGCGGGGGCCGCCGCGCGACGGAGTGCGGCGCGAGCGGCGGCCGGGCCGCCCGGGGGAACTGAAACCGCGTCAAGAACCGGGTATACGGGCGGTTTACCCCGGTTCCGGGGGGACGCTCCGCCGCCTACCATGGAGCCATGTCCGCTCGGGGTGAACCCCCTGACGGCAGCCGCAGGGGAGGGCCCGACGGCGAGGACGAGTTCCGTGTCGTCTTCGACGAGTCTTTCGTCCAAGCCGCCGTGCTCCATGAGCCGTCGGCGCAGGAACGGCTGCGCACCGGGAAGGGACCCCGGACCCTGCGTCGGGTCCTCGGCGTGCCCGCGACCACGTTCCGGGCCGTGGCACTGTCGCTGTCGGTCGTCGTCCTGATGGTCGGGGCGCTCTACTTCGGCGGACGCCGCGGGGGCGCGCCGGCACATCGGACCGCGTCGGGCCCGGCGGTCCTCGTCCGGGTGTCGCTCGTGCCGGCCGACGGCGTCGTGCCGGTCGTCCTGGCACCGGGGGCCGATCCCTACGCGGGCACCCCCGCCGCCGACTGGAGCGACGGCCGCTCCGGGATCGCGCTGCCCGCGCAGGAGGAGACCGAGCACTTCAGCGCTCCCCAGGTGCGCGAAGGCCTGGAGCTGGTACGGGACTTCGTCGCCGCGACGCAGCTGGATCCGGCGGTGTGGGGCGGGGCGCGGCCGTGGTCGGCGGCGCTGAGCCTCAGGGCGGACCAGTACCAGCAGCTGATCGCCGCCCTCGACCATCCGGTCGACGACGACGTCCATTCCGCGACCGGATGGGTCACCCGCTTCGACGCCGAGACGATCTCGGTCGCCGACACGCGGGTCCGGGTGGACGCCGTGACGACGATCGACGAACCCGTCGACGGCGAGCTGCTGGTGGCGGTCGACGGTGTCTTCGTCTACGCGGTGAAGGCACGCGACAGCGGGGTGTTCACGCGGTTCACCGTCCACCGGGTCTGGGAGTTCCGGATCGACAAACCGGGCCTGCGCGACGCCCAGCTTCGGGTGCGGCGCATCGTGACGGTCGCGGCGCCGCAGGCGTGCACGGCCGCCGCCGCGGCGTACTTCCGCCCGATCTTCCCGGCCGCCGACGGGCCCCCGGCGGCTCCGCCGGACGCCGGGCGGCCGGACGGGACCGGTGCGCGGGGTGCGGCGGACGGGACCGGTGCGCCGGGAGCCACCGGGCAGGCGACCGGGGTGGTCGGGCCGGACGCGGCGCTGCCGTCGCCGACCCCGATGCCGCCGGTCGTGTCGTCCGTTCCGCTGCCGACGGGGTCGCCGATCGACCCGCTCGCGCTCGGCGGCGCGACCGGGACGACCTGCGGGGTGCTCGCCGCCGCGGTGTGACGCCTCGGCCGGCGCCCGTCAGCCGGTGGTGCCGCGTCCCGGGGCGTCGCCCGATCCGCCGTCTTCCGGGCCAGGGCGCTCTTCGGCGGATTTCGGTG is from Yinghuangia sp. ASG 101 and encodes:
- a CDS encoding glutamate-5-semialdehyde dehydrogenase — translated: MSSSESATAPTTETSAVLATARRAREAAAALAPVERRTKDAALLAIADALVARSAEIVAANADDVARARANGTAESTVDRLTLTEERVAAIASDVRDVVGLPDPVGEVVRGSTLPNGLELRQVRVPLGVVGIIYEARPNVTVDAAALCLKSGNAVLLRGSSSAYASNTALVAVLRDAIASVGVPADAIQLVPGESRDSVNELMRARGLVDVLIPRGGASLIRTVVEGSVVPVIETGVGNCHVYVDADADVATAVEILVNSKAQRVSVCNSAETLLVHADIADAFVPAALAALKDAGVTVHGDAATQKFSPDVVPATDADWDTEYLSYDIAAAVVDSLDDAVAHIRRHSSGHTEAIVTTSQAAARRFVHLVDSTAVMVNASTRFTDGGEFGFGAEIGISTQKLHARGPMGLPELTSTKYVVTGDGHVRG
- a CDS encoding SCO2583/SCO2584 N-terminal domain-containing protein, giving the protein MSEPRDGGPDHEPEATEGRQPADADPFEGLVLDEEFIKGAKQSEPSARARMLAERWKNEPPEDTGFREAAGNRGRRRLRRRPTGGNRAPRRLGGGRTGRRDRTDLKIAIWFVLIAAVILFLSARGG
- a CDS encoding SCO2584 family spore wall biosynthesis protein; translated protein: MADARGPEPPDGPEDFGENPEHAGDDWSSVVFDDGFVRAATIHEPTAAERRLAALPPTPLTPPRPTDFGEDPYRLHDPLPDDGVRAGAPDDVRGFEHGDFGRPIGRTTWWRQSVAWVLAVLMGVGVVAMAVTAVAPGRSGQNAPSPQPSVGTVAPRPPGATEGPAAEPPGDPQVPDLRHPDGVTNPVAGTGPAVPAVMLCPAPPRAGC
- a CDS encoding SCO2583 family membrane protein, which gives rise to MSARGEPPDGSRRGGPDGEDEFRVVFDESFVQAAVLHEPSAQERLRTGKGPRTLRRVLGVPATTFRAVALSLSVVVLMVGALYFGGRRGGAPAHRTASGPAVLVRVSLVPADGVVPVVLAPGADPYAGTPAADWSDGRSGIALPAQEETEHFSAPQVREGLELVRDFVAATQLDPAVWGGARPWSAALSLRADQYQQLIAALDHPVDDDVHSATGWVTRFDAETISVADTRVRVDAVTTIDEPVDGELLVAVDGVFVYAVKARDSGVFTRFTVHRVWEFRIDKPGLRDAQLRVRRIVTVAAPQACTAAAAAYFRPIFPAADGPPAAPPDAGRPDGTGARGAADGTGAPGATGQATGVVGPDAALPSPTPMPPVVSSVPLPTGSPIDPLALGGATGTTCGVLAAAV
- the proB gene encoding glutamate 5-kinase, with the translated sequence MSVPVGREEVASAHRIVVKVGSSSLTTAAGGLDAERVDALVDVIAAKRAEGTEVVLVSSGAIAAGLAPLGLHRRPRDLATAQAAASVGQGLLVAHYTASFARYDLRVGQVLLTVDDMTRRVHYRNAYRTLDRLLTVGALPVVNENDTVATEEIRFGDNDRLAALVAHLVRADLLVLLSDVDGLYDGDPAKPTSSLIAAVHGPGDLAGVEIGKAGKAGVGTGGMVTKVEAARIATTSGIPVVLTSARYASDALFGKETGTFFHRTGTRRSARLQWLAHATTPRGRLVLDDGAVRAVTERHTSLLPAGVTAVGGSFGAGDPVDLVDENGNIIGRGLVNFDAQELPGLLGRSTHELARELGPAYEREVVHRDDLVLMRR